One Mesorhizobium loti genomic window carries:
- a CDS encoding Transcriptional regulator, LysR family, translated as MRNLPHLIYLEAFEAAARHLSFTRAAEELNCTQAAISQRVRALEQFFARPLFHRRSNGLELTEVGTAYLPGIAEALDRAEAATEGMLGAQAQTSVTVSAPLSFVTLWLAQHLAGFSAAHPRIEVRLNSTIWTDPNVELADLSILALDPLQPVSGAVQLGQERLMLLCDPETGRQAAAKPSANWLNAARLIYVQGRMQLLDLWAKKENIGIAPQQAPIKADNAAAALEIAACAGGITAVMSTYAASYLASGRLVAPFGPGEILPVALHAVPNQQRRLSRSATLFLQWLSGEIPFHR; from the coding sequence ATGCGAAACCTGCCGCATCTCATTTACCTGGAAGCCTTTGAAGCGGCGGCGCGGCATCTGAGCTTCACCCGGGCCGCCGAGGAGTTGAATTGCACCCAGGCGGCAATCAGCCAACGGGTGCGGGCGCTGGAGCAATTCTTCGCCCGGCCGCTGTTCCACCGGCGCAGCAATGGCCTGGAACTCACCGAAGTCGGCACGGCCTATCTGCCGGGAATAGCCGAGGCTCTGGATCGGGCCGAGGCGGCGACCGAAGGGATGCTGGGCGCGCAGGCGCAGACCAGCGTGACGGTTTCAGCTCCGCTCAGCTTCGTCACGCTGTGGCTCGCACAGCACCTGGCTGGTTTCTCCGCTGCCCATCCGCGCATCGAGGTGCGGCTGAACAGCACGATCTGGACCGACCCCAATGTGGAACTGGCGGATCTCAGCATTCTGGCGCTCGATCCGCTGCAGCCTGTATCGGGTGCCGTGCAACTGGGACAAGAGCGGCTGATGCTTCTCTGCGATCCCGAGACTGGCCGCCAAGCCGCAGCGAAGCCCAGTGCGAACTGGCTCAACGCCGCCCGGCTCATCTATGTGCAGGGCAGGATGCAGCTGCTGGACCTTTGGGCGAAGAAGGAAAACATCGGCATCGCGCCGCAACAGGCGCCGATCAAGGCCGACAATGCGGCAGCGGCATTGGAGATAGCCGCATGCGCCGGCGGCATCACCGCCGTCATGTCGACCTATGCGGCAAGCTACCTGGCCTCGGGGCGGCTGGTGGCGCCGTTCGGCCCGGGGGAAATCCTGCCCGTTGCCCTGCATGCGGTGCCCAATCAACAGCGCCGCCTCTCGCGGTCCGCGACGCTGTTCCTGCAATGGCTGTCAGGGGAGATACCATTCCACCGCTAG
- a CDS encoding Aminomethyltransferase, which produces MTERLPHPWGSRLDRTRKIRFDFDRRTLEGFAGDCIASAMAGSDRWILSRSFKYHRPRGILTMAGQDANTLVQLPDEPNVRADLRPIAEGLKVTAQNVNGTAERDRGAVLDRLGRFMPVGFYYRSFFGPGAKSWLKFWEPMIRRSAGLGKVDPAAGHGHYIRENLHTDVLVVGAGPAGLSAAIKAAEAGAQVLLVDLNPEIGGALTYARFGLETAEAEATLQALRDAAEKLGNLRVLTNATCNGWFADNWLPVLQGETLYRVRAKQVVVAAGSHEQPLVFRNNDLPGILLSSAAQRLMRHYAVRPGRRAVVFAGNRDGYLAALDLLDAGVPLVAVLDPTADASGNPIAKHLVERGVRIIWNVTVTEALGSAGNRHVRAIRFSTPEHGTELLECDHLVVAAGYTPSYQLPLHAGAKLGFDETSRQFVLSNLPEAFHVAGSAAGYFELSSVLRSGEIAGAAAVRGVGHDVDLPAVIPDTGAAGMNHFQPLSAHVKGRDFVDFDEDLQVKDIKNAVSDGYSDLELVKRYSTVGMGPSQGRHSALATARIVAAETGRTVGEVGITTSRPPFGPEKLGLLAGPNHVPYRHTAIHAEHVAGAAKLTPVGAWWRPLHYGGDRDVRKTISDEVTLVRNKVGMLDVSTLGKLAIRGPDAGAFLDRIYTMAHARQPVGRVRYCLMLNDMGSVIDDGVAFRLSESEFYVTATTGAVARVFTDMLFANTQWGMRVDIQNVTAAFAAINVTGPSARKVLEALGGDIDLSPDGFPYLNGRGGVIGGCPVRIMRIGFTGELSYELHVPQSFGAALWRKLLEVGAPYGLQPYGLEASRILRLEKGHIIIGQDTDALSTPDELGMGWALSKAKVRYVGKTAIEARGRLGLKRKLCGFELPDGHGIRLAESCLVFRDGRPVGFVTSTCFSPTLGKWIGLAYADPRDATPGSSLRIRGLCGKEVRANVVPTPFYDPENKRQEM; this is translated from the coding sequence ATGACCGAACGGCTGCCGCATCCCTGGGGATCGCGCCTCGATCGCACCCGGAAAATCCGTTTTGATTTCGACCGCCGAACGCTCGAAGGTTTCGCCGGCGACTGCATTGCCTCGGCCATGGCCGGCAGCGATCGCTGGATCCTGTCGCGCTCCTTCAAGTACCACCGTCCTCGCGGCATCCTGACCATGGCCGGGCAGGACGCCAACACGCTGGTGCAACTGCCGGACGAGCCGAATGTGCGGGCCGATCTGCGGCCGATCGCCGAAGGGTTGAAGGTCACGGCCCAGAACGTCAACGGAACCGCCGAGCGCGACCGCGGTGCCGTGCTCGACAGGCTGGGCCGTTTCATGCCGGTCGGGTTCTACTATCGCAGCTTCTTTGGCCCCGGCGCGAAGAGCTGGCTCAAATTCTGGGAGCCGATGATCCGCAGATCGGCCGGTCTCGGCAAGGTCGATCCAGCCGCCGGTCATGGCCATTACATCAGGGAAAATCTGCACACCGACGTGCTGGTCGTCGGCGCTGGCCCGGCCGGGCTTTCGGCCGCCATCAAGGCCGCCGAGGCGGGTGCGCAGGTGCTGCTGGTCGATTTGAACCCGGAAATCGGCGGCGCATTGACCTATGCGCGCTTCGGGCTCGAGACGGCAGAGGCGGAGGCGACTTTGCAGGCTCTGCGCGACGCTGCCGAAAAGCTCGGCAATCTGCGGGTGCTGACCAATGCGACCTGCAATGGCTGGTTCGCCGACAACTGGCTTCCGGTGCTGCAGGGCGAGACGCTCTACCGTGTTCGCGCCAAACAGGTCGTGGTGGCCGCGGGGTCGCATGAACAGCCCTTGGTGTTCCGCAACAACGACCTGCCGGGCATCCTCCTGTCGTCGGCGGCGCAGAGGCTGATGCGCCACTATGCGGTTCGCCCTGGCCGGCGCGCCGTGGTCTTTGCCGGCAACCGGGACGGATATCTCGCGGCCCTCGACCTTCTCGACGCAGGCGTGCCGCTGGTCGCCGTTCTCGACCCCACTGCCGATGCGTCCGGCAATCCCATCGCGAAACACCTCGTCGAGCGCGGCGTCCGGATCATCTGGAATGTCACCGTGACGGAAGCGTTGGGGAGCGCGGGCAATCGCCATGTCCGAGCCATCCGCTTCAGCACGCCCGAGCATGGCACGGAGCTGCTGGAGTGCGATCATCTCGTCGTCGCCGCCGGCTACACGCCGTCTTACCAGCTGCCGCTGCATGCCGGCGCGAAGCTCGGATTTGACGAGACCAGCCGGCAATTCGTGCTGAGCAATCTGCCGGAGGCATTTCATGTCGCCGGTTCCGCGGCAGGCTATTTCGAGCTGAGCTCGGTGCTGCGCAGCGGCGAGATCGCGGGCGCGGCCGCGGTGCGCGGGGTGGGTCATGATGTCGACTTGCCGGCTGTCATCCCGGATACCGGCGCGGCAGGGATGAACCATTTTCAGCCGCTCTCCGCCCACGTCAAGGGGCGGGACTTCGTGGATTTCGACGAGGACCTGCAGGTCAAGGACATCAAGAACGCCGTCAGCGACGGCTATAGCGACCTTGAGCTGGTGAAGCGCTATTCCACTGTCGGCATGGGGCCGTCGCAGGGACGGCATTCCGCCTTGGCAACGGCCAGGATCGTCGCGGCGGAAACGGGCCGCACGGTGGGCGAGGTTGGCATCACCACATCGCGGCCGCCCTTCGGTCCGGAGAAACTGGGACTGCTGGCCGGCCCGAACCATGTGCCGTACCGGCATACGGCAATCCACGCCGAACATGTTGCGGGCGCAGCGAAGCTGACACCGGTCGGCGCGTGGTGGCGACCGCTGCATTACGGCGGAGATCGCGATGTCCGCAAGACGATCTCCGACGAGGTCACGCTGGTGCGCAATAAGGTCGGCATGCTTGATGTCTCGACCCTGGGCAAGCTGGCGATCCGGGGGCCGGATGCCGGCGCTTTCCTCGACCGCATCTATACGATGGCGCATGCCAGGCAGCCGGTGGGGCGCGTGCGCTACTGCCTGATGCTGAACGACATGGGATCGGTCATCGATGACGGCGTGGCTTTCCGCCTGTCCGAGAGCGAATTCTACGTGACCGCCACCACCGGCGCCGTCGCCCGCGTCTTCACCGACATGCTGTTCGCGAACACGCAATGGGGCATGCGGGTCGATATCCAGAACGTCACCGCCGCCTTCGCCGCCATCAATGTCACCGGCCCTTCGGCGCGCAAGGTGCTCGAGGCGCTGGGCGGCGACATCGATCTCTCTCCGGACGGTTTTCCCTATCTCAACGGCCGCGGCGGCGTGATCGGCGGGTGTCCGGTCCGCATCATGCGCATCGGCTTCACCGGCGAGCTGAGCTATGAGCTGCACGTGCCGCAATCCTTCGGCGCGGCGCTTTGGCGAAAACTGCTGGAGGTGGGGGCGCCTTATGGTCTGCAGCCCTATGGGCTGGAAGCCTCGCGCATCCTCCGTCTGGAAAAGGGGCACATCATCATCGGCCAGGATACCGACGCGCTGTCGACGCCGGACGAGCTCGGCATGGGATGGGCGCTGTCGAAAGCCAAGGTCCGATATGTCGGCAAGACTGCCATCGAGGCACGCGGCAGGCTGGGCCTGAAGCGCAAGCTTTGCGGCTTCGAACTGCCCGACGGCCACGGCATCCGGCTGGCGGAATCCTGCCTCGTGTTCCGGGACGGACGCCCGGTGGGCTTCGTCACCTCGACCTGCTTTTCGCCGACACTGGGCAAATGGATCGGGCTGGCCTATGCCGACCCGCGCGACGCGACGCCAGGATCCAGCCTCCGTATACGCGGCCTGTGCGGCAAGGAAGTGCGGGCCAACGTGGTGCCCACGCCTTTCTATGATCCAGAGAACAAACGGCAGGAGATGTAG
- a CDS encoding sarcosine oxidase subunit beta — protein sequence MPFSLLKYGLRSRHVPFRDIPPTPDLKRSYDVVIIGGGGHGLAAAYYLSNVHGIRNVAVLEKGYLAGGNTARNTTTIRSNYMTEESVRFYKEGVELFETMSRDLGFNVMFSQRGQLTLAHSEATLRSFHLRAEMGKHMGTRIEVVDVQTVKELCPHLNLDLGGQHEVMGGLWHADGGTARHDAVAWGYARHAGARGVEIHQRTEVIGFEQAGDRVTHVRTNRGTIAAGQVLQAVGGLNGQVAAMAGIRLPIRCFPLQAMVTQPLKPFLDILVSSANLHTYLVQSSRGEIVIGGGSDPYQLASTRSTLDQKEHLAEGALHLFPFLHKVKLLRQWAGITDMTPDYSPIMGASPLRNYWLDCGWGTWGFKATPVAGKRMAETIATGRVPDVLKPFDLSRFDSFALLNEMGATAASH from the coding sequence ATGCCTTTCTCTCTGCTGAAATACGGCCTGCGTTCCAGGCATGTTCCCTTTCGCGACATCCCTCCGACGCCAGACCTGAAACGATCCTACGATGTGGTGATCATCGGCGGCGGCGGTCATGGTCTCGCGGCGGCTTACTATTTGTCCAATGTGCATGGCATCCGCAACGTCGCCGTGCTCGAAAAGGGCTATCTCGCCGGTGGCAACACGGCGCGCAACACCACCACGATCCGCTCCAATTACATGACCGAGGAATCGGTCCGCTTCTACAAGGAAGGCGTCGAGCTGTTCGAGACGATGTCGCGGGATCTCGGCTTCAACGTCATGTTTTCGCAGCGCGGGCAGCTGACGCTCGCGCATTCCGAGGCGACGCTGCGCAGTTTCCATCTGCGTGCCGAGATGGGCAAGCATATGGGCACAAGGATCGAAGTGGTCGATGTCCAGACGGTGAAGGAACTTTGCCCGCATCTCAACCTCGATCTTGGCGGTCAGCACGAGGTGATGGGCGGGCTCTGGCATGCCGATGGCGGCACTGCCCGCCATGATGCCGTGGCCTGGGGCTATGCCAGGCATGCCGGCGCGCGCGGCGTGGAGATCCACCAGCGCACCGAGGTGATCGGCTTCGAGCAGGCGGGCGACCGGGTCACCCATGTCAGGACGAACCGCGGCACGATTGCCGCAGGCCAGGTGCTGCAGGCCGTCGGCGGACTCAATGGCCAGGTCGCCGCCATGGCGGGCATCCGGCTGCCGATCCGCTGCTTCCCGCTGCAGGCGATGGTGACGCAGCCGCTGAAGCCGTTCCTCGACATCCTCGTCTCATCCGCCAATCTGCACACCTACCTGGTGCAGTCCTCGCGTGGCGAGATCGTCATCGGCGGCGGCTCAGATCCCTACCAACTGGCCTCGACGCGCTCGACGCTCGACCAGAAGGAACATCTCGCCGAAGGCGCGCTGCACCTCTTCCCCTTCCTGCACAAGGTCAAGCTGCTGCGGCAATGGGCGGGGATTACCGACATGACGCCGGATTACAGCCCGATCATGGGCGCCTCGCCGTTGCGGAACTACTGGCTGGACTGCGGCTGGGGGACCTGGGGCTTCAAGGCGACGCCCGTGGCCGGCAAGCGCATGGCCGAGACCATCGCCACCGGGCGCGTGCCCGATGTCCTGAAACCATTCGACCTCAGCCGGTTCGACAGCTTCGCGCTGCTGAACGAAATGGGCGCCACGGCCGCCAGCCACTGA
- a CDS encoding Sarcosine oxidase subunit delta heterotetrameric, translated as MKLLTCPVNGPRNITEFQYLGPVRAASADEPEQLIDALFYAENPLGVMREWWRHTPSNTMLIAERHTVSDQILATYLPNRKPA; from the coding sequence ATGAAGCTTTTGACCTGCCCGGTGAACGGGCCACGCAACATCACCGAATTCCAGTATCTCGGACCGGTCCGCGCGGCCAGCGCCGATGAGCCCGAGCAACTGATCGACGCCCTGTTCTACGCCGAGAACCCGCTTGGCGTGATGCGGGAGTGGTGGCGGCACACACCGTCCAACACCATGCTGATCGCCGAACGCCATACCGTCAGCGACCAGATCCTGGCCACTTATCTCCCCAATCGAAAGCCTGCCTGA